The Kaistella daneshvariae genomic sequence AAAGTTAAAGTGAAAAAATATACCGTTAAAATGGCAAAATTTTCTAAAATTCCAGAGAAGTTTGACAAACAAAATTTTGAAAAAAAGATGCTTTTAGCGGCAAAAAAAATTAAGATTCTGCAAAAGTTTTAAAAGCAAAATGGAATTAAAAATTGCACATCGCACAACAGCGTATTTCTACGAGCGGGTTTGAAGTTTTCAATTGAGATTTGTGTTATATTTTTAGTATATTTCCATTATAAAATTTTGTGTTTGTTGCCCGCCCGCAGAAATACAAAAACGTAGCAGAAATACTTTCCAAAAACAACGCAAATGAAAAAAATAATATTTTTATTCCTTTTTATTATATTCTTTCAAGCTCATTCACAAGTAAATAGATTTGTATATGAAGTTAAGTTTGTAAGAGATACAATTTCCAAAAACTCATTTACAAATATTTATTTTTTAGATATTAATTTAAAAAATGTAAAATTTTTCAATCAGGAGTTATATGAAGTTGATTCTACTCAAAACGCAACTAAACAATTTGACTCGCGCATCTCAATAGCAAATAGTTTGATGGTAAAACGCAATATTCCAAGTTTTGAAAATGAAAACTATGTTTTTATTGATACAGATTATCTTCAGTATAAAACTCAAGACAAACAAATTTGGAAAATATCTTCAGAAACTAAATCTATAAAAAATTATAATTTACAAAAGGCAACAACAGAGTTTGGTGGTAGGAAATGGATTGCGTGGTTTTCAA encodes the following:
- a CDS encoding GLPGLI family protein; amino-acid sequence: MKKIIFLFLFIIFFQAHSQVNRFVYEVKFVRDTISKNSFTNIYFLDINLKNVKFFNQELYEVDSTQNATKQFDSRISIANSLMVKRNIPSFENENYVFIDTDYLQYKTQDKQIWKISSETKSIKNYNLQKATTEFGGRKWIAWFSKDIPINQGPYKFQGLPGLIFQIEDDRKQYSFNLIEVKKLDKEYDTSRILESNFNKKPISVSIEKYNKILLNSYNNPFSEIRNKLEKGEDYTFSAYGRDIKTVKDLDELRKVIQQEKRKNYNPIELDKAVKYTE